One stretch of Streptomyces sp. NBC_00443 DNA includes these proteins:
- the lexA gene encoding transcriptional repressor LexA yields MTTTADSATITAQDRSQGRLEPVHAMNEAMSPEGHKRSLPGRPPGIRADSSGLTDRQRRVIEVIRDSVQRRGYPPSMREIGQAVGLSSTSSVAHQLMALERKGFLRRDPHRPRAYEVRGSDQAASVQPTDTAGKPAASYVPLVGRIAAGGPILAEESVEDVFPLPRQLVGDGELFVLKVVGDSMIEAAICDGDWVTVRRQPVAENGDIVAAMLDGEATVKRFKREDGHVWLLPHNAAYEPIPGDDATILGKVVAVLRRV; encoded by the coding sequence GTGACCACCACCGCAGACAGTGCCACCATCACTGCCCAGGACCGCTCCCAGGGCCGACTCGAGCCGGTGCATGCGATGAACGAAGCCATGAGTCCCGAGGGACACAAGCGCTCCCTGCCGGGCCGACCTCCCGGCATCCGGGCGGACAGTTCAGGGCTCACCGACCGGCAGCGCCGCGTGATCGAAGTCATCAGGGATTCCGTGCAGCGGCGTGGCTACCCGCCGTCGATGCGGGAGATCGGTCAGGCGGTCGGCCTGTCCAGCACGTCCTCGGTCGCCCACCAGCTGATGGCACTGGAGCGCAAGGGATTCCTGCGCCGCGACCCGCACCGCCCGCGCGCGTACGAGGTGCGAGGCTCCGACCAGGCCGCCTCCGTGCAGCCCACGGACACCGCCGGCAAGCCCGCCGCGTCCTACGTCCCGCTGGTCGGCCGCATCGCCGCCGGTGGCCCGATCCTCGCGGAGGAGTCGGTCGAGGACGTCTTCCCCCTCCCCCGGCAGCTGGTGGGCGACGGCGAGCTCTTCGTCCTGAAGGTCGTCGGTGACTCGATGATCGAGGCCGCCATCTGCGACGGCGACTGGGTCACGGTCCGGCGCCAGCCGGTCGCGGAGAACGGCGACATCGTCGCCGCCATGCTCGACGGCGAGGCCACCGTCAAGCGCTTCAAGCGCGAGGACGGCCACGTCTGGCTCCTCCCGCACAACGCTGCGTACGAGCCGATTCCCGGCGACGACGCGACCATCCTGGGCAAGGTGGTGGCAGTGCTGCGGCGCGTGTGA
- a CDS encoding ATP-dependent DNA helicase, which yields MTKPPLPELLHAAVTAVGGTERPGQVTMAESVAEAIDGGSHLLVQAGTGTGKSLGYLVPALAQGERVVVATATLALQRQLVERDLPRTVDALHPLLRRRPEFAMLKGRSNYLCLHRLHEGVPQEEDEGLFDQFEAAAPTSKLGQDLLRLRDWSDETETGDRDDLTPGVSDRAWGQVSVSSRECLGASKCAYGAECFAEMARERAKLAEVVVTNHALLAIDAIEGAPVLPQHEVLIVDEAHELVSRVTGVATGELTPGQVNRAVRRAAKLANEKAADQLQTAAEGFERLMELALPGRLEEIPEDLAYALMALRDACRTVISAIGAARDKSVQDEDAVRKQALASVESVHDVAERITNGSEWDVVWYERHDRFGASLRVAPMSVSGLLREKLFADRSVVLTSATLKLGGDFNGVGASLGLAPEGTEGDDLPQWKGVDVGSPFEYRKQGILYVAKHLSRPARDGDRVDMLDELTELIQAAGGRTLGLFSSMRAAQLAAEELRSRIPEFPILLQGEETLGELIKNFAADPQTCLFGTLSLWQGVDVPGPSCQLVVMDKIPFPRPDDPLMSARQKAVEDVGGNGFMAVAATHAALLMAQGAGRLVRASGDRGVVAVLDQRLATARYGSYLKASLPDFWYTTDRNQVRKSLAAIDGVAIKAEAEKQPQ from the coding sequence ATGACGAAGCCCCCACTCCCCGAACTCCTGCACGCTGCCGTCACTGCCGTCGGCGGTACGGAGCGCCCGGGCCAGGTGACCATGGCCGAATCCGTCGCGGAGGCGATCGACGGCGGTTCCCATCTGCTGGTCCAGGCCGGCACCGGCACCGGAAAGTCGCTCGGATATCTCGTGCCCGCGCTCGCACAGGGGGAGCGCGTCGTCGTGGCGACGGCCACGCTGGCCCTGCAGCGCCAGCTCGTGGAGCGGGACCTGCCGCGCACCGTCGACGCACTGCACCCGCTGCTGCGCCGGCGCCCCGAGTTCGCGATGCTCAAGGGCAGGTCGAACTACCTTTGCCTGCACCGCTTGCACGAGGGCGTGCCGCAGGAGGAGGACGAAGGTCTCTTCGACCAGTTCGAGGCGGCCGCGCCGACGAGCAAGCTGGGGCAGGACCTCCTGCGGTTGCGCGACTGGTCGGACGAGACGGAGACGGGTGATCGCGACGATCTGACACCCGGTGTGTCCGACCGGGCCTGGGGCCAGGTGTCGGTGTCGTCGCGGGAGTGCCTGGGCGCTTCGAAGTGCGCGTACGGTGCCGAGTGCTTCGCCGAGATGGCCCGTGAGCGGGCCAAGCTCGCGGAGGTCGTGGTCACCAACCACGCGCTGCTCGCGATCGACGCCATCGAGGGCGCCCCCGTCCTCCCACAGCACGAGGTACTGATCGTCGACGAGGCGCACGAGCTGGTCTCCCGGGTCACCGGAGTCGCCACCGGCGAGCTCACACCCGGCCAGGTCAACCGCGCGGTGCGCCGCGCCGCGAAGCTCGCCAACGAGAAGGCCGCCGACCAGCTCCAGACCGCCGCCGAGGGCTTCGAGCGGCTGATGGAGCTGGCCCTGCCGGGCCGACTGGAGGAGATCCCGGAGGACCTGGCCTACGCCCTCATGGCGTTGCGGGACGCCTGCCGTACCGTCATCTCCGCAATCGGCGCGGCTCGGGACAAATCCGTTCAGGACGAGGACGCGGTCCGCAAGCAGGCGTTGGCCTCGGTCGAGTCCGTGCACGACGTCGCGGAGCGCATCACGAACGGCTCCGAGTGGGACGTCGTCTGGTACGAGCGACATGACCGTTTCGGCGCGTCCCTGCGCGTGGCCCCGATGTCCGTGTCGGGACTGCTGAGGGAGAAGCTCTTCGCGGACCGTTCCGTCGTTCTGACCTCCGCGACCTTGAAGCTGGGCGGCGACTTCAACGGCGTCGGCGCCTCTCTGGGCCTCGCTCCCGAGGGCACGGAGGGCGATGATCTTCCGCAGTGGAAGGGAGTGGATGTCGGCTCGCCCTTCGAGTACCGCAAGCAGGGCATTCTGTATGTCGCCAAGCACCTTTCGCGCCCCGCGCGGGACGGCGACCGCGTGGACATGCTCGACGAGCTGACCGAACTGATCCAGGCGGCCGGCGGTCGCACGCTGGGCCTGTTCTCCTCGATGCGGGCCGCCCAGCTGGCCGCCGAGGAGCTTCGCTCCCGCATCCCTGAGTTCCCGATCCTCCTGCAGGGCGAGGAGACGCTCGGCGAGCTGATCAAGAACTTCGCGGCCGACCCGCAGACCTGCCTCTTCGGCACGCTGTCCCTCTGGCAGGGCGTCGATGTGCCCGGTCCCAGCTGTCAGCTGGTCGTCATGGACAAGATCCCGTTCCCGCGCCCGGACGATCCGCTGATGAGCGCGCGTCAGAAGGCTGTGGAGGACGTCGGCGGCAACGGCTTCATGGCAGTCGCCGCCACTCACGCCGCGCTGCTGATGGCCCAGGGCGCCGGCCGCCTCGTACGGGCATCGGGGGACCGCGGTGTCGTCGCCGTACTGGACCAGCGGCTGGCCACGGCCCGGTACGGGAGCTACCTCAAGGCGTCACTGCCCGACTTCTGGTACACGACGGACCGTAACCAGGTTCGAAAGTCGCTCGCTGCGATCGATGGGGTGGCAATAAAGGCAGAGGCAGAAAAGCAGCCGCAGTGA
- a CDS encoding GNAT family N-acetyltransferase, which translates to MPPTDASADAGTAPVTDICAAMSLGARDGRISEAGVCADSEDTLDMRLPDEIVALFAEEPRAAREQSSGATSVPFASDPDLPNTDDLLDRVAEWGPISTPAGALHLVPARIERDLPIIDRWMNDPAIAAFWGLAGPRNATEEHLRSHLSGDGRSVPCVGLLDGTPMSYWELYRADLDPLARYYPARPHDTGLHLLIGAVGDRGRGLGGTLLRAVADLVLDKRPPCARIVAEPDIRNTPSVAAFLSAGFRFSAEIELPAKRAALMVRDRSLRHLL; encoded by the coding sequence GTGCCTCCCACCGACGCGAGCGCCGACGCCGGTACTGCCCCCGTCACCGACATCTGTGCCGCCATGAGCCTGGGTGCTCGTGATGGCCGTATCTCCGAGGCGGGCGTGTGCGCAGACAGTGAGGACACGCTGGACATGCGCCTGCCCGACGAGATCGTCGCTCTCTTCGCGGAGGAGCCCCGTGCCGCCCGGGAGCAGAGCTCAGGCGCTACCTCGGTCCCATTCGCCTCGGATCCAGATCTCCCGAACACCGACGATCTGCTTGACCGCGTTGCCGAATGGGGGCCGATCAGCACACCCGCAGGAGCGCTTCACCTTGTCCCTGCGCGGATCGAACGAGACCTTCCGATCATCGACCGGTGGATGAACGACCCCGCCATCGCCGCGTTCTGGGGGTTGGCCGGGCCCCGGAACGCGACCGAGGAGCATCTGAGGTCCCATCTCTCCGGTGACGGACGCAGCGTCCCGTGCGTGGGCCTGCTTGATGGCACGCCGATGAGCTATTGGGAGCTCTACCGAGCCGACCTCGACCCGCTCGCCCGGTATTACCCGGCCCGACCCCACGACACCGGACTCCACCTCCTCATCGGTGCTGTCGGCGACCGCGGGCGAGGCCTTGGCGGCACCCTTCTCCGAGCCGTCGCCGACCTGGTCCTCGACAAGCGGCCCCCCTGCGCGCGCATCGTCGCCGAACCCGACATTCGCAACACCCCTTCCGTCGCCGCGTTCCTGAGCGCCGGTTTTCGGTTCTCCGCCGAGATCGAGCTGCCCGCCAAGCGGGCTGCCCTCATGGTGAGAGACCGGAGCCTGCGCCATCTGTTGTGA
- a CDS encoding IucA/IucC family protein: protein MEDAWQEGGTPQERVPAQGVRGGRVPPLATTQGGAADADWLHGDVTSDLLEHPDPHIAAQAAAVENLLRCWVRETNLPAPHGGVLRIPLPATGTALLVPVGYWSPTGWHRFGFPYLADVSVPYPPTDAVTLAALLARETLGGGRPAAVASSAGPTAPFAAPLALAAPLTSAAPLTSAAPLTSVAPSTSGVSPTPSVPPTDPVSGSPASPTHTALSGPAISAATDLGARVADSVRRTVTFISERRVNPADTPDLFLAAEQALLLGHPLHPTPKSREGLTEAEAQRYSPELCGSFPLHWLAVASSLLAADSAWTERGRVVPAVQITSRLAGPELSLPDGYAALPVHPWQLREVRHRPETAALLDAGLLQDLGARGASWHPTSSVRTVYRSGAPAMLKVSLGLRITNSRRENLRKELHRGVEVHRLLRSGLSTQWRSEHPGFDIVRDPAWLAVDGPDGIPVDGLDVMIRHNPFRHSDDVSCVAGLVSPRPCAEPGTATGRPPTGAEPLRSRLAELVTCLAARTGRPRRTVAAEWFLRYLEQAVRPVLWLDSEAGVALEAHQQNTLLVLDADGWPSGGRYRDNQGYYFRESRRAELDARLSGIGEHSDTFVSDEVTDERFAYYLAINNVFGLIGAFGSQRLADERLLLSAFRRFLSEVASGPSRLRTSLPAHLLDSPVLRCKANLLTRLHGLDELVGPVDTQSVYVSIANPLHS, encoded by the coding sequence ATGGAAGACGCCTGGCAGGAAGGCGGCACACCGCAGGAACGCGTGCCGGCACAGGGAGTTCGCGGGGGGCGGGTACCGCCGCTTGCGACGACGCAGGGAGGTGCTGCGGACGCCGATTGGCTGCATGGCGACGTCACCTCTGACCTTCTCGAGCATCCCGACCCGCACATCGCAGCCCAGGCCGCCGCCGTGGAGAACCTGCTCCGCTGCTGGGTACGCGAGACGAATCTCCCGGCACCTCACGGTGGGGTCCTCCGTATCCCGTTGCCTGCCACTGGCACAGCCCTGCTGGTCCCCGTTGGCTACTGGTCCCCTACGGGGTGGCACCGCTTCGGCTTCCCGTACCTGGCTGACGTGTCCGTCCCGTACCCACCGACGGATGCGGTCACCCTCGCCGCACTGCTCGCCAGGGAGACCCTCGGGGGAGGGCGCCCTGCGGCCGTGGCTTCAAGCGCCGGCCCGACGGCGCCTTTCGCCGCGCCCTTGGCCCTTGCCGCGCCACTGACCTCCGCCGCGCCCTTGACCTCTGCTGCACCTCTGACCTCTGTCGCGCCTTCGACGTCCGGCGTATCTCCGACCCCCTCCGTACCGCCGACCGACCCCGTATCCGGGTCCCCTGCTTCTCCAACGCACACAGCCCTGTCGGGCCCAGCGATTTCTGCCGCGACTGACCTCGGTGCCCGTGTCGCCGACTCTGTCCGGCGAACCGTCACCTTCATCAGTGAGCGTCGCGTAAATCCCGCCGACACCCCCGACCTGTTTCTCGCGGCCGAACAGGCGCTCCTGCTCGGACATCCGCTCCACCCGACGCCCAAGAGCCGCGAGGGCCTCACCGAGGCTGAAGCGCAGCGATACTCACCCGAGTTGTGCGGCTCCTTTCCCTTGCACTGGCTGGCTGTCGCTTCCTCCCTGCTCGCCGCCGACTCGGCCTGGACCGAACGTGGCCGTGTTGTCCCCGCCGTCCAGATCACGTCCCGACTCGCCGGCCCTGAGCTGTCGTTGCCCGACGGCTACGCGGCCCTGCCCGTCCATCCTTGGCAGCTGCGTGAGGTCCGGCACCGGCCCGAGACCGCGGCGCTGCTCGATGCCGGACTGCTCCAGGACCTCGGCGCCCGTGGCGCCTCTTGGCATCCCACCTCATCCGTACGGACCGTCTACAGGTCCGGTGCCCCCGCCATGCTCAAGGTGTCGCTGGGCCTTCGGATCACCAACTCCCGCCGTGAGAACCTCCGCAAGGAACTGCACCGCGGTGTCGAGGTCCACCGACTTCTGCGCAGTGGCCTCTCCACACAATGGCGAAGCGAGCACCCAGGCTTTGACATCGTTCGCGACCCGGCATGGCTCGCCGTCGACGGACCGGACGGCATCCCAGTAGACGGCCTTGACGTGATGATCCGGCACAACCCGTTCCGGCATTCCGACGACGTGTCCTGCGTAGCCGGACTCGTCTCACCCCGCCCGTGCGCAGAACCCGGCACCGCCACCGGCCGACCCCCGACGGGCGCGGAGCCGCTGCGGTCCCGTTTGGCCGAGCTGGTCACGTGTCTCGCCGCCCGAACAGGCCGCCCCCGTAGGACCGTTGCCGCCGAGTGGTTCCTGCGCTACCTCGAGCAGGCTGTCCGCCCTGTGCTGTGGCTGGACTCGGAGGCCGGAGTCGCCCTGGAAGCACACCAGCAGAACACACTGCTCGTACTGGACGCTGACGGCTGGCCTTCGGGCGGCCGGTACCGCGACAACCAGGGTTACTACTTCCGTGAGTCCCGGCGCGCTGAACTCGACGCCCGGTTGTCCGGCATCGGTGAGCACAGCGACACGTTCGTCTCGGACGAAGTGACCGACGAGCGTTTCGCGTACTACCTCGCGATCAACAACGTGTTCGGCCTCATCGGAGCGTTCGGCTCCCAGCGTCTCGCCGACGAGCGGCTGCTGCTCTCTGCCTTCCGCCGTTTCCTCAGTGAGGTGGCGTCCGGTCCCAGCCGACTCCGCACCTCACTACCTGCCCACCTGCTCGACTCTCCGGTTCTGCGCTGCAAGGCCAATCTGCTGACCCGGCTGCACGGCCTCGATGAACTCGTCGGCCCGGTCGACACCCAGTCCGTCTACGTCTCCATCGCCAACCCCCTGCATTCCTGA